The following DNA comes from Candidatus Methylacidiphilum fumarolicum.
TTACAAGTCAATCAGCTCCTTTTCAATTGTGCCGTTCTTCTTTGTCAAGGAAAAATACTGGGCATCATCCCCAAAAGTTATCTTCCCAACTATCGGGAGTTTTACGAGCCAAGGCAGTTTTCTCAAGCTTCTTTTGCAACCGAAAAATCTATTGATTTACTAGGCCAATCGGAGATTCCCTTTGGCACCAATCTGATTTTCCAGTGGGAAGAACAGCCTCTATTTAAAATGGCAATTGAGATCTGCGAAGATCTCTGGGTACCCCTACCCCCTTCCTCTTTTGCAGCCCTGGCCGGGGCTACTATTCTAGTGAATCTTTCGGCCTCCAATGTGACAATTGGCAAAAGCGACTACAGAAAACTCCTTGTTGCCAGTCAATCTGGAAGGTGTATTGCCGCTTACCTTTACAGTGCAGCTGGATTTGGGGAATCCACAACGGATCTTGCCTGGGATGGTGAAGGGCTGATTTACGAAAATGGGACTAAGCTAGCAGAAACTCAAAGATTTTCTTATGAATCACAGATTATCTTTGCCGAGATTGATCTGGATAGGCTCCAAGCAGATAGGATGCGCCAAAATAGTTTTGGACAAACAAAATTGGAGTTTCGTAACAAGATTGAAGCATTCAAAACCCTATCTTTTTCCCTTGTGAGGGAAAAAGATAGCTCCCTTTTTTTGGAAAGAGAACTGGAACGCTTTCCCTATGTTCCAACTGATCCATTGACAAGGGATCAACGATGCCAGGAAGTTTTTTCTATTCAGACTCAGGGACTTGTCCAGCGATTAAGAGCTACGGGGATTTCTAAAGTGGTCATTGGAGTATCCGGAGGACTCGATTCTGCGCATGCTCTCATTATTTGTGCGAAAGCAATGGACATATTAAGATTACCACGAAAAAACATCGTAGCCTGCACCATGCCTGGCTTTGCAACGACCAATAAAACACTCGAGCAAGCTCGCAAACTTATTGAAGCCATTGGTTCTGAAGAATATTTCATAGACATTCGGCCTAGCTGCATGCAGCTTTTTAAAGACATCGGCCATCCTTTTGCCCAAGGACAAAAGCTTTATGACATTACCTTCGAGAATGTTCAGGCGGGAGAACGTACTAATCATCTGTTCAGGCTTGCTAATCTAGTAAAGGGATTGGTCGTTGGCACAAGTGATTTAAGCGAACTCGCCTTAGGTTGGTCTACCTATGGCGTGGGCGATCATATGGCTCATTACCATGTCAATGCCAGTGTCCCTAAGACTCTTATAAAATTTCTTGTTCGCTGGGTTTCCAAAAAGGAGGAGCTAGGCCAAAAAGTGAGTATTGTTCTCAACGAAGTCCTTGATACGATTGTAAGTCCTGAACTTATTCCTGGAGAAGATGGTCAGGAATTTCTGCAAAGTTCCGAAAAAGAGATTGGGCCTTATAACCTCCAAGACTTCCATCTATACTATACGTTAAGATATGGGTATTTACCTACAAAGACCGCCTTTTTAGCATGGACTGCATGGCATGATCAGAATAGGGGTCATTGGCCAGAAATCGAAGGAAATAAGGAAGCCTATAGGATAGATCAAATAAAACACTGGTTAAGAGTCTTCCTTGACCGCTTTTTCCGAATGAGCCAATTTAAAAGAAGCTGCATAGCTAATGCTCCTAAAGTTGGCTCTGGAGGCTCCCTGAGCCCAAGAAGTGACTACCGAGCCCCATCGGATAGTTCTTCTCTCCCCTGGTTAAAGGATTGGGAACGGATCCCCGATTCCGAAGAAAGTTTCTTAAGCAAGCTGTAAGTGTCAGCCAACAGTCCCTCCAGAACAGTGGTGATCCTTCCTTTCTTCAGAATCTTGCTTTCGAAGCGCACAACCGGTTTAATGCCTATCCAGCTGTTGGTTAGAAAAATTTCATCAGCAGCCTGGAGAGTTTCTGGACCAAAATGTGCTTCTGCCACATCTATCTGCGACATAACCCACTGTCTTATTACTCCATTGCGGCATCCTGTCTGCAAAGAGGGAGTAAAAACCTTGTTATTTTTCACAAAAAAAATGTTACTCATCGCTCCAGAAACCACGTGCCCCTGCTCATTTAATAGAATCGCTTCATCAGCATTGACTGAAAGCCTCGCTTGAAAGTGGGAAAGGTAACTTAATGTTTTTAACCTACTGTCCCAATTTCGTGAACCAACCCTAACCTCTGAAATCTCCAAGGAAAAGCCCCTTTTGGTTTCAATAGGAAGAGGCTCAAAAAACTCTTTTTCTTCTCTAGGTCCAACAATCCATCGCCATTTCCCACTTGCTTCTTTAGGTAAATGAAGGCTGCCATGGCGGAAATCTATTTTAGGGCTAAGCCCAAGTGTTTTTGCACTTTCCAAAAGACTTCTCCAATGTTCTTCAACAAAAAATGCCGTTCCATTTTCTACCCGAAGAGTTTCAAAAACTCCGAAACCAGGAGAAAAAGCGATAGGCAGTTTCATAAGTAGATAGAATAAGCCTATTGAAAATACTCCTCGCTCTTCGTTTGTGCTTCTTTCTGTTTTTTGGCTTTTTCGATTTTGTTCAACACATCCAAAAGCATGTTGGGAGTAATGACTTCTGGCAAAAGGATGGGCGAGGAGGAATCGACACCATAAAAGACATAGGTTGGTACCCCACTTCTTCCCAAGCTTTCCAAAACTTCAGTAATTTTTGGATCTCGATTGGTCCAATCCGCTTCCATCTTCACAACACCCACTTCTTCAAACTTTTTCTTCACTGCTGGATTTTGCAATGCTATCTTTTTATTCACCTGACAGGTAAGGCACCAAGAAGCGGTAAAATCAACGAAAACAGGAATTCCCTGCTGTTTATATTCTTCTAATTTAGCTTCCGAAAAGGGGATCCAATCCTCTTTTTTAGCCGTTTTCAGTGCAAAAAGCCGCTCCGTTTCGACAACTGCATAATAAAAGCTACTGGAAAGGATAGCCAATGCAAGGAGGGATGATACAACTCGCACTCCAAGAGGATGAAAGGGAGTACTAAATTTACCATAAATCCAAGAGCCTAAGCCGATAAAAAGCAACGCCACTAAAATATCCAATGTTCCATCAATTCCTCGGAGTTTTCCATAAACCCAAATCAGCCAAATCACCGCACCAAGAATTGGAAAGGCAAGGAACTGTTTAAAAGCAACCATCCATGGCCCTGGTTTTGGCAGTAGTCTCAAGAGGCTTGGAAATACAGACAACAAAAAAACGGGAAAAGCCATACCCAAGCCAAGCGATGTAAAGACCAGGACAATGACAACCGGGGGTTGTGCAAGGGCAAAACCAATGGCCGATCCCATGAATGGAGCTGTACAAGGAGAGGCCACTAAGGTTGCTAAAACCCCATTTAAGAATGAGCCTAAATATCCCTTTGCCTTTTCAACTATAGATTGAGCTGATATCAAAGAGAGGCCAATCTCATAGACTCCCAGTAAGTTCAAAGCAATAAGGAAAAAGAAAAGAGCCATAAAAGCAACGAACGGTGGCGATTGCAGTTGAAAACCCCACCCTAACTCTAATCCTTTTTCTCTTAAAAAAATTAACAACCCTACAACAATCCAAAAAGAACTCAGTACGCCCAATACAAACAAAAGCCCATGAATTATGGAAGAACTTCCCTCTTCCTTAGCCGCACCTACTAAATTTAAGACTTTCAAAGAAATCACCGGCAACACACAGGGCATCAGATTGAGAATTAGTCCACCAATAAAACCAAGGCCTAAATAAGAAAAAAATTTTTT
Coding sequences within:
- a CDS encoding NAD(+) synthase; translated protein: MERYNFFNFYNHNFVRVAIAIPVGKVADPFYNIEQIIELSKKAVQKKSMLVVFPELSISSYSCEDLFHQSALLDSSLKALSKLLEASVSFPMLLLVGLPLQVNQLLFNCAVLLCQGKILGIIPKSYLPNYREFYEPRQFSQASFATEKSIDLLGQSEIPFGTNLIFQWEEQPLFKMAIEICEDLWVPLPPSSFAALAGATILVNLSASNVTIGKSDYRKLLVASQSGRCIAAYLYSAAGFGESTTDLAWDGEGLIYENGTKLAETQRFSYESQIIFAEIDLDRLQADRMRQNSFGQTKLEFRNKIEAFKTLSFSLVREKDSSLFLERELERFPYVPTDPLTRDQRCQEVFSIQTQGLVQRLRATGISKVVIGVSGGLDSAHALIICAKAMDILRLPRKNIVACTMPGFATTNKTLEQARKLIEAIGSEEYFIDIRPSCMQLFKDIGHPFAQGQKLYDITFENVQAGERTNHLFRLANLVKGLVVGTSDLSELALGWSTYGVGDHMAHYHVNASVPKTLIKFLVRWVSKKEELGQKVSIVLNEVLDTIVSPELIPGEDGQEFLQSSEKEIGPYNLQDFHLYYTLRYGYLPTKTAFLAWTAWHDQNRGHWPEIEGNKEAYRIDQIKHWLRVFLDRFFRMSQFKRSCIANAPKVGSGGSLSPRSDYRAPSDSSSLPWLKDWERIPDSEESFLSKL
- a CDS encoding protein-disulfide reductase DsbD family protein, whose amino-acid sequence is MKACYCRSLCLFFLFIFYYSSTALAATSNVARSKHVEASLLSELDAVAPGSHFYVALRLKMDEGWHTYWFNPGDAGSATKIDWALPAGLHAGPIQWPSPSVISLPPLTSYGYEGECWLLIPMDLSQEQQVGSTVTLKANVQWVECAQSCLPGSADLTLTLPVENSPRVDETLKESFQKAKYEIPRSPPSSIEISFLASEKNLTLFFQNKTGKVLNFESAHFFPYQNGIIQYSAPQQIRLRKEGISLEIARPSNAGAVTEPLSGVFTAKLSDWKGIEKINWDIRAKKFISPKTETQKKEVPFYFNKKFFSYLGLGFIGGLILNLMPCVLPVISLKVLNLVGAAKEEGSSSIIHGLLFVLGVLSSFWIVVGLLIFLREKGLELGWGFQLQSPPFVAFMALFFFLIALNLLGVYEIGLSLISAQSIVEKAKGYLGSFLNGVLATLVASPCTAPFMGSAIGFALAQPPVVIVLVFTSLGLGMAFPVFLLSVFPSLLRLLPKPGPWMVAFKQFLAFPILGAVIWLIWVYGKLRGIDGTLDILVALLFIGLGSWIYGKFSTPFHPLGVRVVSSLLALAILSSSFYYAVVETERLFALKTAKKEDWIPFSEAKLEEYKQQGIPVFVDFTASWCLTCQVNKKIALQNPAVKKKFEEVGVVKMEADWTNRDPKITEVLESLGRSGVPTYVFYGVDSSSPILLPEVITPNMLLDVLNKIEKAKKQKEAQTKSEEYFQ
- a CDS encoding aminotransferase class IV, whose amino-acid sequence is MKLPIAFSPGFGVFETLRVENGTAFFVEEHWRSLLESAKTLGLSPKIDFRHGSLHLPKEASGKWRWIVGPREEKEFFEPLPIETKRGFSLEISEVRVGSRNWDSRLKTLSYLSHFQARLSVNADEAILLNEQGHVVSGAMSNIFFVKNNKVFTPSLQTGCRNGVIRQWVMSQIDVAEAHFGPETLQAADEIFLTNSWIGIKPVVRFESKILKKGRITTVLEGLLADTYSLLKKLSSESGIRSQSFNQGREELSDGAR